The DNA window AAGCGCGCCCTGAGTTTGCTCTCCGGCGGCATGAGACCACGATAGGCGGCCTCGTCCTCGAGCGCGCTCGTCATCTTCTCGGCGAGCGAGGCGACGGAGGGCCGCACCAGGGCAGGGGAGGTCTCGCCCAGGATTTCGGGAATCCCGCCGACGGCCGTTGCGATCAGCGGCTTGCCCGCGGCGAGCGCCTCCAACACGATATAGGGCATCGCCTCGGCACGCGACGGCACGACCATCATGCGGCCCAGAGCGAAGGCCTTGCGGGCGGGCATGGCGGGGTGGAAGACGATCCGCCCGCCGAAGCCGAGCGCCTGTGCCTGCGCGATGTATTTGGAAAGATCGTTGCCGTCGCCCACCATGACGGCCGAGAGCGCCCGTCCACTCCGCTTCTCCGCCTCCTTCAGCGCATCGATGAAAAGATCGGGGCCCTTCAGATCGCGCATCATGCCGATATAGAGGAAATCCGCCGCGTCGGGCGCGTCCGCCACGGGCGTGAATTCGGCAGCTCTCAGGCCGTTATAGACGAGGCTTGCCGGCGCGCGGGGCTTGCCCACCTTCCTCTCATATGCGTGCTGCTCGTACAGCGAAACGAAGAAGATGTGGTCGGTGAAGCGCCCCATCAGCGTCTCGAGACCGAAGAAGAAACGGCCGGCGGCGGAGCCGGGATCGTAATGCAGGCTGCCGCCATGGGGCGAATAGATGCGCGCGACGCGCCGGCGGCCGGTCCTGAGCGCGGTGCCGAAAAGCCGCGCATAGACCCCGCCCTTGGCCCCGTGCCCGTGCAGGACGTCCGGGTGCATCCGACGGATGATCGAAAGCGTGCGCGCCGCCGCTCCGATATCGCCCGGGCCGATATGCCGCTGCATGGGCGTGCGGGCGACGCCAAGCGGCAGCTTGGCCGCGATCTCGGCGAAGAGCCGG is part of the Chelativorans sp. AA-79 genome and encodes:
- a CDS encoding glycosyltransferase family 4 protein, yielding MRIVHCFRSPVGGIFRHVRDLCEAQAAAGHEVGIVCDSTTGGAFEDRLFAEIAAKLPLGVARTPMQRHIGPGDIGAAARTLSIIRRMHPDVLHGHGAKGGVYARLFGTALRTGRRRVARIYSPHGGSLHYDPGSAAGRFFFGLETLMGRFTDHIFFVSLYEQHAYERKVGKPRAPASLVYNGLRAAEFTPVADAPDAADFLYIGMMRDLKGPDLFIDALKEAEKRSGRALSAVMVGDGNDLSKYIAQAQALGFGGRIVFHPAMPARKAFALGRMMVVPSRAEAMPYIVLEALAAGKPLIATAVGGIPEILGETSPALVRPSVASLAEKMTSALEDEAAYRGLMPPESKLRARFGLDVMAARIEAVYRQTLGS